Proteins co-encoded in one Spirosoma endbachense genomic window:
- a CDS encoding histone deacetylase family protein produces MLQIAFSPVYRLRLPEGHRFPMLKYELIHEQLLYEGTCTDDNFFAPLPVDDHWVLGVHTAEYVGALKTLTVAPAMVRRIGFPLTPELIEREWIITQGTIDCTHIAFRDGVAMNVAGGTHHAFPDRGEGFCLLNDVGVAAHYLLATNKARKILVIDLDVHQGNGTAVMFQQEPRVFTFSMHGKDNYPLKKEQSDLDVELPTGMADEAYLNRLYDLLPDLIRREKPDFLFYVSGVDILKSDRLGKLGVSRQGCKARDTFVFEQAIHFGLPIAVSMGGGYSPRLTDIVEAHCNTFRIAADLFF; encoded by the coding sequence ATGCTTCAAATTGCTTTTTCGCCGGTCTATCGGCTCCGATTGCCTGAGGGCCACCGCTTTCCGATGCTTAAGTATGAATTGATTCATGAACAGTTACTTTATGAAGGAACATGTACTGACGATAATTTTTTTGCCCCTCTGCCCGTTGACGACCACTGGGTGCTGGGCGTCCATACTGCCGAATATGTAGGAGCATTGAAAACCCTTACGGTGGCTCCGGCCATGGTGCGTCGAATCGGTTTTCCATTGACCCCCGAACTCATTGAGCGGGAGTGGATCATTACGCAGGGAACCATTGACTGCACCCATATTGCCTTTCGCGACGGAGTAGCCATGAATGTTGCGGGCGGTACACATCACGCGTTTCCTGATCGGGGGGAGGGTTTTTGTTTGCTTAATGATGTTGGCGTGGCTGCGCACTATCTGCTGGCGACAAATAAGGCAAGAAAGATTCTGGTCATCGATTTAGATGTCCATCAGGGCAATGGTACGGCGGTAATGTTTCAGCAGGAACCACGTGTATTCACCTTCAGTATGCACGGGAAAGATAATTATCCACTCAAAAAAGAGCAGTCGGATCTGGATGTTGAACTGCCGACAGGTATGGCTGATGAAGCGTATCTGAATAGACTCTACGATCTTTTGCCGGATCTGATCCGACGCGAAAAGCCTGATTTTCTGTTTTATGTGTCGGGCGTGGATATTCTCAAATCAGATCGGCTGGGTAAGCTGGGTGTAAGCCGGCAGGGTTGTAAAGCGCGCGATACATTTGTCTTTGAGCAGGCGATCCATTTTGGGTTACCAATTGCCGTTTCTATGGGCGGTGGTTATTCACCCCGCCTGACCGACATCGTTGAAGCGCACTGCAATACATTTCGGATAGCTGCCGATCTGTTTTTCTGA
- a CDS encoding SDR family oxidoreductase, whose amino-acid sequence MKTAIITGGGQGIGRVATQYLLTHGYRVAIWETDTDALAELREAFKASSAQILFVSCDVSSEVNVRKAAEQTFSHFGQIDALINNAAIMIEKSLDKLTLDEWNRVIGTNLTGAFLCAKHTAQYLALQKGSIINMCSTRAFQSEPDTFPYTASKGGLLALTHSMAVSLGPDIRVNAISPGWIDVSALRKKAKAKPDDLRPEDHDQHPAGRVGQADDIARMILFLIAPENNFITGQNFIVDGGITRKMIYV is encoded by the coding sequence ATGAAAACAGCTATCATTACAGGCGGAGGCCAGGGTATCGGCCGGGTTGCCACCCAGTATTTACTCACTCATGGATACCGCGTAGCCATTTGGGAGACCGACACCGACGCGCTGGCAGAACTTCGGGAAGCGTTCAAAGCCTCATCGGCGCAGATCCTGTTCGTTTCCTGCGATGTATCCAGTGAGGTGAATGTTCGGAAGGCCGCTGAACAGACATTTTCTCATTTCGGCCAGATCGATGCGCTGATCAACAATGCAGCCATCATGATCGAAAAATCGCTCGACAAATTAACCCTCGATGAATGGAACCGGGTTATCGGTACAAATCTGACCGGAGCGTTTCTTTGTGCCAAACACACGGCGCAATACCTGGCTTTGCAAAAAGGCAGTATCATCAATATGTGTTCGACACGGGCGTTTCAATCAGAACCAGACACATTTCCGTATACAGCCAGCAAGGGTGGGCTTCTGGCGCTGACCCATTCAATGGCCGTTAGTCTGGGGCCTGATATACGCGTCAATGCTATTAGTCCCGGATGGATCGACGTATCGGCACTGCGAAAAAAAGCAAAGGCAAAACCCGACGATCTTCGTCCCGAAGACCACGATCAGCACCCGGCTGGCCGCGTGGGTCAGGCCGACGATATTGCCCGGATGATTCTGTTTCTGATTGCGCCGGAAAATAACTTTATTACCGGTCAGAACTTCATAGTGGACGGTGGCATAACCCGAAAGATGATCTATGTGTAG
- a CDS encoding YciE/YciF ferroxidase family protein: MATFGERIANFFGGNDLETQEGLRGLFATELKDIYYAEKQAVDALGEQADASTTDEVRNAFLQHQDETRNHVARLEQVFSSIGIDVEEGSCDAIDGLVDDAQRVVSNTDSGSLTRDAGLIIAGQKIEHHEIASYGSVVTLAQVLGYTEAARLLQQTLDEEKNADKKLTVLAESFVNSRAASERDDDNDAYRSDTDRDSFNRQSIVNPDGTRYNDSSVGSSTESGYTSRNEGSAFGL, encoded by the coding sequence ATGGCAACGTTTGGAGAACGCATCGCAAATTTTTTTGGTGGAAACGATCTGGAAACACAGGAAGGTCTTCGTGGCTTGTTTGCCACTGAATTAAAAGATATTTATTACGCTGAAAAGCAAGCCGTAGACGCGCTGGGTGAGCAGGCTGATGCCTCTACGACCGATGAGGTGAGAAATGCTTTTTTACAGCATCAGGATGAAACCCGTAATCATGTTGCAAGGCTGGAGCAGGTATTTAGCAGCATCGGTATCGATGTTGAAGAAGGCTCCTGCGATGCAATCGATGGCCTGGTTGACGATGCCCAACGGGTTGTATCAAATACCGATTCAGGTTCATTAACTCGTGATGCCGGGCTGATCATTGCCGGGCAGAAAATAGAGCACCACGAAATTGCTTCGTATGGCTCGGTTGTCACATTGGCGCAGGTACTCGGCTATACTGAAGCCGCCCGATTACTTCAGCAAACGCTGGATGAAGAGAAAAATGCCGATAAAAAGCTAACAGTGCTGGCCGAATCGTTTGTGAACAGCCGGGCAGCGTCGGAGCGTGATGATGATAATGACGCTTATCGGAGCGATACGGACCGTGACAGCTTCAACCGGCAGAGCATAGTTAACCCGGATGGTACCCGTTATAACGACAGCTCCGTTGGTAGTTCGACTGAATCCGGTTATACTTCCCGCAACGAGGGCAGTGCCTTTGGTCTTTAG
- a CDS encoding alpha/beta hydrolase family protein produces the protein MYIRNIIAIGSLLLTLGATAQPNPDRPDLCQGAYFTEPQGAEALRTFAGTYHDRATWETRASLIRQGIRDGMSLPKKPQFAPLRPIRHSLKKMNGYTVENVAFESLPGFFVTGNLYRPLNETGKSAGILCPHGHAANQDARFLEQAQQRCAILARMGAVVFIYDMLGYGDSKQSAHKVPQALKLQTLNGMRALDFLASLPDVDTERIGMSGESGGGTQTFLLTALDQRIKVSVPVVMVSAHFFGGCVCESGMPIHKRPTHQTSNVEIAALAAPRPMLMVSDGKDWTKNTPEVEFPYVRNIYQYYGAVDRLENVHLPTEGHDYGPSKRAAAYRFLAKYLKLDLNKVLKDGQIDEASNTLLKPEELQVFNAAHPRPASAVVGDDAVMALLK, from the coding sequence ATGTACATCCGGAATATCATTGCAATCGGTAGTTTGTTACTGACACTAGGGGCCACTGCACAGCCAAACCCAGATCGCCCGGATTTGTGCCAGGGAGCCTATTTTACCGAACCGCAGGGGGCCGAAGCCTTACGTACTTTTGCGGGAACCTACCATGATCGGGCTACCTGGGAGACAAGGGCTTCACTGATTCGGCAGGGCATTCGCGACGGTATGAGCTTACCGAAAAAGCCGCAGTTTGCGCCACTTCGTCCAATCCGCCACAGCCTGAAAAAAATGAATGGTTATACCGTCGAGAATGTGGCTTTCGAGAGCCTGCCGGGTTTTTTTGTAACGGGTAATCTATATCGACCACTTAACGAAACGGGCAAATCGGCTGGAATTCTTTGCCCACATGGTCATGCCGCCAATCAGGATGCCCGTTTTCTGGAGCAGGCACAACAGCGATGTGCGATATTGGCCCGGATGGGTGCTGTTGTGTTCATCTACGACATGCTCGGCTATGGCGATTCGAAACAAAGTGCTCATAAAGTTCCGCAGGCTCTAAAACTACAGACCCTGAATGGGATGCGGGCATTAGATTTTCTAGCCAGCCTGCCCGACGTCGATACCGAACGAATTGGTATGTCGGGCGAATCAGGTGGGGGTACGCAAACGTTTCTGCTCACCGCGCTCGACCAGCGAATAAAAGTGTCGGTGCCGGTCGTTATGGTGTCGGCTCATTTTTTCGGCGGCTGCGTTTGCGAAAGCGGGATGCCCATTCATAAACGGCCAACCCATCAGACGAGCAATGTAGAAATTGCTGCACTGGCAGCACCCCGGCCCATGCTTATGGTGTCTGATGGAAAAGACTGGACCAAAAACACACCCGAAGTGGAGTTCCCCTACGTCCGCAACATTTACCAGTATTATGGGGCTGTTGACCGGCTCGAAAATGTGCATTTGCCCACTGAAGGCCATGATTATGGCCCCAGCAAACGCGCAGCTGCCTATCGTTTTCTGGCCAAATACCTCAAATTAGACTTAAATAAAGTCCTTAAAGATGGGCAGATTGACGAAGCCTCGAACACACTGCTAAAGCCAGAAGAGCTACAGGTATTCAATGCAGCTCACCCACGACCAGCCAGCGCCGTTGTGGGCGATGATGCAGTAATGGCATTGCTGAAGTAA
- a CDS encoding DUF7133 domain-containing protein: MKRKLSILSLIAFSMLVITCRVAQKSATTADQSTAQQTPAVQADTIPAFTANPSPAQLTPEQSVRSFRVPKGYHMELVASDPMIKEPVAIAWDGNARMYVAEMSTYMQDVDGSHEHDPISRVMLLEDTDNDGKMDKSSVFIDKLILPRMILCVDHELLVNETDTYDIYSYKDTNGDGVADAKKPVFQLGKKAPGNLEHQRSGLDWNLDNWIYVTVDPVRYRYKNGVLKADSLPSGSNGQWGLTHDNYGRLFFSRAGGEIPASGFQINPAYGALEFPDQYSEEFNAVWPIIATPDIQGGLRRLRLPDSTLNHFTASNGQSIFRGDKLPADLVGDYLIGEPVARIIRRAKVINTNGKLTLENAYKQQEFIASTDMNFRPVNTYTGPDGCLYIVDMNRGIIQESQWTPKDSYLRPQIQRLGLDKNVQHGRIYRLVHDGMKPGPKPKMLDESASKLITYLDHPNGWWRDNAQKQLVILGDQSVVPVLKQIALGEQGSLSRKPSTLGRLHALWTLEGLDAIDKDVLFTVMKDEAPQLRRAAIWISERYIKQGDEQVLDKVSVLKNDPSYDVRTQLVLSTHDSKSAKAKALNNEIIEQNTSIEMLAGARKSQLKNDAVKTYGLRLGRLEESDRKLVMAGASTFKTLCATCHGPEGKGLAVGGSSMVAPPLFGSKRIVGEKDVLIKILLHGLHGPVDEKNYPDVMPSMAANDDEWIASVLSYIRYEFGYTGNFPPSPPSTTPRPANGGIPPEVLKRRNFKPFVQTDEVRKIRQETAGRTQAWTLADLEKAGQ; encoded by the coding sequence ATGAAACGTAAGCTTTCGATTCTAAGTCTGATTGCTTTCTCAATGCTGGTTATTACCTGTCGGGTCGCTCAGAAATCAGCGACTACGGCTGACCAATCGACCGCTCAGCAAACGCCAGCTGTTCAAGCCGATACAATTCCTGCTTTTACGGCAAATCCGTCGCCCGCGCAGCTAACACCCGAACAGAGTGTCCGCTCGTTTCGGGTGCCTAAAGGCTATCACATGGAGCTGGTTGCCAGCGACCCCATGATCAAAGAGCCCGTTGCCATAGCCTGGGATGGCAATGCCCGCATGTATGTGGCCGAGATGAGCACCTACATGCAGGATGTTGACGGTTCCCACGAACACGACCCAATTAGCCGGGTCATGCTTCTGGAGGATACCGACAATGATGGCAAAATGGACAAAAGTTCTGTCTTTATCGATAAGCTGATTCTGCCCCGGATGATTCTGTGTGTCGATCACGAATTGCTGGTTAATGAAACCGATACCTACGATATCTATAGCTATAAGGATACGAACGGCGATGGGGTAGCCGATGCGAAAAAACCTGTCTTTCAGCTTGGGAAAAAGGCTCCCGGTAACCTCGAACACCAGCGGAGCGGCCTTGACTGGAACCTCGATAACTGGATCTACGTAACAGTCGATCCGGTGCGGTATCGCTATAAAAACGGTGTACTGAAAGCCGATTCGCTTCCGAGTGGATCGAATGGCCAGTGGGGTTTAACGCACGACAACTACGGCCGTCTGTTCTTTTCGCGGGCGGGTGGCGAAATTCCGGCATCGGGTTTTCAGATCAATCCGGCCTATGGTGCCCTTGAGTTTCCGGATCAGTATAGCGAGGAGTTCAATGCCGTATGGCCGATCATTGCCACGCCCGATATTCAGGGAGGTTTACGACGGTTGCGGCTTCCCGATAGCACGCTGAACCATTTCACGGCTAGTAACGGACAATCCATTTTTCGGGGCGATAAGCTTCCGGCCGACCTGGTCGGCGATTACCTGATTGGCGAACCTGTTGCCCGGATTATCCGTCGGGCTAAGGTCATCAATACCAACGGGAAACTGACATTAGAAAATGCCTACAAACAACAGGAGTTTATCGCGTCGACGGATATGAACTTCCGGCCGGTCAATACCTACACCGGCCCCGATGGATGCCTGTACATTGTCGATATGAACCGCGGAATCATTCAGGAGTCGCAGTGGACACCGAAAGACAGTTACCTTCGCCCGCAGATTCAGCGGCTAGGACTCGACAAAAACGTACAACACGGCCGTATTTACCGATTGGTACATGATGGCATGAAACCGGGGCCGAAACCCAAGATGCTTGATGAATCGGCCAGTAAACTCATTACCTACCTCGATCACCCAAATGGCTGGTGGCGCGACAATGCGCAAAAGCAACTCGTGATCCTGGGCGATCAATCGGTTGTTCCTGTTCTGAAGCAAATTGCATTAGGCGAGCAGGGCTCGCTGAGTCGTAAACCGTCAACGCTGGGACGACTTCATGCGTTATGGACTCTGGAAGGACTGGATGCCATCGATAAAGACGTGCTGTTTACGGTGATGAAAGACGAAGCTCCGCAACTTCGTCGGGCAGCTATCTGGATCAGCGAACGCTATATCAAGCAGGGTGATGAGCAGGTACTGGACAAGGTGAGTGTGCTTAAAAATGATCCGAGTTATGATGTCCGTACGCAATTGGTTTTATCGACCCACGACAGCAAATCGGCTAAGGCTAAAGCCCTTAATAATGAAATCATAGAGCAGAACACATCGATTGAAATGCTGGCCGGCGCCCGAAAAAGCCAACTCAAGAACGACGCGGTTAAAACATACGGCCTTCGTTTGGGCAGACTCGAAGAATCGGACCGGAAGCTGGTGATGGCCGGGGCAAGTACGTTCAAAACATTGTGTGCTACCTGCCACGGCCCCGAAGGAAAAGGGCTGGCCGTTGGGGGAAGTAGTATGGTTGCTCCGCCCCTGTTTGGATCAAAACGAATTGTGGGTGAAAAAGATGTGCTGATAAAAATTCTGCTGCACGGTTTACATGGCCCGGTCGATGAGAAAAATTATCCGGATGTGATGCCGTCGATGGCAGCCAACGACGATGAATGGATTGCCTCTGTACTGAGTTATATTCGGTATGAGTTTGGCTATACCGGCAATTTCCCGCCAAGTCCACCGTCGACGACACCCCGCCCGGCCAACGGCGGTATTCCGCCCGAAGTGTTGAAACGCCGGAATTTCAAGCCTTTTGTTCAGACCGACGAGGTCAGGAAGATACGACAGGAAACGGCGGGTAGAACGCAGGCTTGGACACTGGCCGATCTGGAAAAAGCAGGCCAGTAA
- a CDS encoding FtsX-like permease family protein, with protein MANHTPTPPAWADRLLTWLCPPHLLEELLGDLHEQFAEQVIDVGEQKARQLYVVEVVKFIRPYFLKRRVGHFAQPVTSPVSQGAHRYKTNEFPQPFFLHPDMLRNYVKIALRTLWRSKGYASINVVGLAVAFCISLFLFLIAYLQLTFDSFHEDGDRIFQTYFFSNDPEQASRSAGMPLPLMPALKTDYPEIEAAARFIVVRKSLVEYKGHYFDKNVYLTDPDFFKLFSFPLRKGNPESALRDLSNVVISENMAQTLFGTEDPMGKPVELGSDGNRKQYIVSGVLADAPYNSTIHYDALIRVENLPDYQSAKDNWGANSHQVFVKLPPNIDQITFESRLKAFAVKYFHGSLDDLKKKGAKPDERGDVFAVRLQKLADVHFGREISGGKGAPIALIYVLMGIAFFILLIACINFINLSVARSFTRAKEVGIRKSLGALKKQLFVQIWGESTVICLIGFGVGLLLSYLLLPVFNATFNSKLTLDYIAQPGFIGLMLLVFALITFVAGGYPAWQMAKFNPVEVLKGKISLKRPGILRNSLIVTQFTLSCLLTCCTIIALQQVDFLRQQPLGFQKEQVISIPVGSQVNGRQVLQRLRNKLASDPTVLAITGSGVNLGKGKDRVTARGVLGITYKGNDIATDWLLVDYDYLKTLNIKLLAGRDFDRAYPTDSVNRVVITESMAKMMGEANAVGTLLRDDHDTSGVKSQIIGVISDFHLYSLADENKPITMHLSHNEAIHYVFVRVAPQNLASSMDKLKNVWKEVAPQSEFMGSFLDENVDAWYQDEEMLSRVFSLAASIAILLSCIGLFAIALMVIEQRTKEIGIRKVLGASTPTIILVLSKDFIKLVIIALGIAIPLAWFGMHTWLKGYPYRIEISAWVFVVVALAAILITFATVSFHSIKAALMNPVKSLRSE; from the coding sequence ATGGCGAATCATACACCAACTCCCCCGGCCTGGGCCGATCGCTTATTGACATGGTTGTGTCCACCTCATTTGCTGGAAGAACTGCTGGGTGATCTGCACGAGCAGTTTGCCGAACAGGTAATCGACGTTGGCGAACAAAAAGCACGACAGTTATATGTGGTGGAGGTCGTCAAATTCATTCGTCCTTATTTTCTGAAGCGACGAGTGGGCCATTTTGCGCAGCCGGTAACCAGCCCCGTTTCGCAAGGGGCGCATCGCTATAAAACCAATGAATTTCCTCAACCCTTTTTTCTCCATCCAGACATGCTACGCAATTATGTAAAGATCGCCTTACGTACTCTTTGGAGGAGCAAAGGATATGCATCAATCAATGTGGTTGGCCTTGCTGTTGCTTTCTGTATCAGCTTGTTCCTGTTTCTGATTGCTTATTTACAGCTGACTTTTGATTCTTTTCATGAGGATGGTGACCGTATTTTTCAGACCTATTTTTTCTCGAATGATCCGGAGCAGGCCAGTAGGTCGGCAGGCATGCCCTTGCCCCTCATGCCTGCCTTAAAAACCGACTATCCGGAAATAGAGGCCGCAGCAAGATTTATTGTTGTCCGGAAAAGCCTGGTGGAATATAAAGGGCACTATTTTGATAAAAACGTCTATCTCACTGACCCGGATTTTTTTAAACTATTCTCCTTTCCGTTGCGTAAAGGGAATCCGGAAAGCGCCCTTCGTGATTTAAGCAATGTGGTTATCAGCGAGAATATGGCCCAGACGCTATTCGGTACCGAAGATCCGATGGGCAAACCCGTAGAACTCGGCAGTGATGGCAACCGAAAGCAATATATCGTGTCGGGCGTACTGGCTGATGCACCCTACAACTCAACGATTCATTACGACGCGCTGATTCGGGTCGAGAATCTTCCGGATTATCAGTCAGCGAAAGACAATTGGGGGGCAAACTCGCATCAGGTCTTTGTGAAATTACCCCCCAATATAGACCAGATCACGTTTGAAAGTCGGTTAAAGGCGTTTGCTGTCAAATACTTTCATGGGTCTCTGGATGACCTCAAAAAGAAAGGCGCAAAACCCGACGAACGGGGCGATGTGTTTGCGGTCCGGTTGCAGAAACTGGCTGACGTTCACTTTGGCCGGGAAATATCGGGTGGAAAAGGAGCACCCATTGCCTTGATCTATGTGTTAATGGGTATTGCCTTTTTTATTCTGCTGATTGCCTGCATCAACTTCATTAATCTGAGCGTGGCGCGGTCGTTTACGCGGGCTAAAGAAGTGGGCATCCGGAAGTCGCTGGGCGCATTGAAAAAGCAGCTTTTTGTTCAGATCTGGGGCGAATCGACCGTGATTTGTTTGATTGGTTTTGGGGTTGGTCTATTGCTTTCCTACCTACTTTTACCGGTTTTCAATGCCACATTTAATAGCAAACTGACCCTGGATTACATAGCCCAACCTGGCTTTATCGGGTTGATGCTGCTCGTATTTGCGCTGATCACTTTTGTAGCAGGCGGGTATCCGGCCTGGCAGATGGCGAAGTTTAATCCGGTTGAAGTGCTCAAAGGAAAGATTTCGCTGAAACGTCCCGGTATTTTGCGCAACTCACTCATTGTTACACAGTTTACGCTGTCTTGCCTGCTGACCTGCTGTACGATTATTGCTCTCCAGCAGGTCGATTTCCTACGGCAGCAACCGCTTGGCTTTCAGAAAGAACAGGTAATCAGCATTCCGGTAGGGAGTCAGGTAAACGGGCGGCAGGTATTGCAACGGTTGCGTAATAAATTAGCTTCTGATCCTACCGTGTTGGCCATAACCGGTTCTGGTGTCAATTTAGGAAAGGGCAAGGATCGGGTCACGGCGAGAGGTGTGCTCGGTATCACCTACAAAGGGAATGACATAGCAACCGACTGGCTGCTTGTCGATTATGACTACCTTAAAACGTTGAATATAAAACTTTTGGCGGGCCGGGATTTTGATCGGGCTTATCCGACAGATTCGGTAAATCGGGTAGTCATTACCGAAAGTATGGCCAAGATGATGGGGGAAGCGAATGCGGTTGGAACCCTACTTCGGGATGATCACGATACATCGGGCGTCAAGTCGCAGATTATCGGTGTCATTTCTGATTTTCACCTCTATTCCCTTGCCGATGAGAACAAGCCAATTACCATGCATCTCTCACATAATGAGGCTATTCATTATGTTTTTGTTCGGGTAGCGCCCCAGAATCTGGCGAGTTCGATGGATAAGCTAAAAAACGTCTGGAAAGAAGTAGCCCCCCAATCGGAGTTTATGGGCTCTTTCCTGGATGAAAACGTCGATGCCTGGTATCAGGATGAAGAAATGTTGTCCAGGGTTTTTAGTCTGGCTGCCAGCATCGCCATTCTGTTGTCGTGTATTGGTCTGTTTGCCATTGCGCTGATGGTTATTGAGCAACGTACCAAAGAAATTGGCATTCGAAAGGTGCTCGGTGCGAGTACACCGACTATTATCCTCGTTCTTTCGAAAGACTTTATAAAGCTGGTTATCATCGCTTTGGGAATCGCCATACCACTAGCCTGGTTTGGTATGCACACGTGGTTGAAAGGTTATCCGTACCGAATCGAGATTAGTGCGTGGGTATTTGTCGTGGTAGCGCTGGCCGCTATCCTCATTACATTCGCAACGGTAAGTTTTCACAGCATCAAGGCAGCGTTGATGAATCCGGTAAAATCATTGCGTTCCGAATAA